In the Babylonia areolata isolate BAREFJ2019XMU chromosome 34, ASM4173473v1, whole genome shotgun sequence genome, one interval contains:
- the LOC143277620 gene encoding cilia- and flagella-associated protein 68-like isoform X2 gives MQEYGYRCGTNEDNHELGTLIGNWYEERRQLDQLRIPESLPSQFGHYFKTTYDKAYNIHPLATVPEPLKNLNGRHPHAFPRHQPELDGEAAKAVYNSWETTYRADYLDPASRKMPITFWTEDHPLPFPPSSGQHAGLCEG, from the exons ATGCAGGAGTACGGGTATAGATGTGGTACCAACGAGGATAACCATGAGCTAGGAACTCTGATCGGTAACTGGTATGAAGAGCGAAGACAGCTCGACCAGCTCAGGATTCCAGAAAGTCTACCATCTCAG TTTGGGCATTACTTCAAAACCACCTACGACAAAGCCTACAATATTCATCCCCTGGCAACAGTGCCAGAACCATTGAAAAATCTGAATG gccgCCACCCCCATGCTTTCCCCCGTCACCAGCCCGAACTGGACGGGGAGGCAGCGAAGGCTGTCTACAACAGCTGGGAAACCACGTACCGTGCTGACTACCTGGACCCTGCAAGCCGGAAAATGCCCATCACTTTCTGGACTGAGGACCACCCCTTGCCTTTCCCACCTTCTTCCGGTCAGCATGCTGGGTTGTGCGAAGGctga
- the LOC143277620 gene encoding cilia- and flagella-associated protein 68-like isoform X1, whose protein sequence is MAKRKEICDNPAFRFMITANGQSEAWTNTTDAYKMQEYGYRCGTNEDNHELGTLIGNWYEERRQLDQLRIPESLPSQFGHYFKTTYDKAYNIHPLATVPEPLKNLNGRHPHAFPRHQPELDGEAAKAVYNSWETTYRADYLDPASRKMPITFWTEDHPLPFPPSSGQHAGLCEG, encoded by the exons atggcaaaaagaaaggaaatttgtGACAATCCCGCATTTCGGTTCATGATAACAGCTAACGGGCAGTCTGAGGCCTGGACAAACACCACGGATGCCTACAAAATGCAGGAGTACGGGTATAGATGTGGTACCAACGAGGATAACCATGAGCTAGGAACTCTGATCGGTAACTGGTATGAAGAGCGAAGACAGCTCGACCAGCTCAGGATTCCAGAAAGTCTACCATCTCAG TTTGGGCATTACTTCAAAACCACCTACGACAAAGCCTACAATATTCATCCCCTGGCAACAGTGCCAGAACCATTGAAAAATCTGAATG gccgCCACCCCCATGCTTTCCCCCGTCACCAGCCCGAACTGGACGGGGAGGCAGCGAAGGCTGTCTACAACAGCTGGGAAACCACGTACCGTGCTGACTACCTGGACCCTGCAAGCCGGAAAATGCCCATCACTTTCTGGACTGAGGACCACCCCTTGCCTTTCCCACCTTCTTCCGGTCAGCATGCTGGGTTGTGCGAAGGctga